A region of Vigna radiata var. radiata cultivar VC1973A chromosome 10, Vradiata_ver6, whole genome shotgun sequence DNA encodes the following proteins:
- the LOC106774647 gene encoding putative Myb family transcription factor At1g14600, producing the protein MCIYSFFKVLLLLLLHDVKVKNMKNSKKTGVRKYQKSENPRLRWTPELHEYFVEVVEGLGGKNKATPKSILQMMHVKGLRISHIKSHLQMYRNLKGHTILSSMHQEMEGNEDGKDLLMCSNCSSQRSQETKFRASKYDMGIVTQEIRPSENKGLSQTSETDYDLNQEPESCAYIHSETSNEENSRRMKYLDFTFSFSSQLIPTMHGNQERMHFSSANAADNHAIDSNSVQSRGSNNYINLDLAI; encoded by the exons atgtgcATATATTCTTTCTTTAAGGTTCTCTTGTTGCTGCTTCTGCACGACGTGAAAGTGAAGAACATGAAGAATTCTAAGAAAACGGGTGTACGGAAATACCAAAAATCAGAAAATCCACGTCTGCGATGGACACCTGAACTCCATGAATACTTTGTAGAAGTTGTGGAAGGTCTTGGTGGAAAAAACA AGGCAACTCCAAAGAGCATTCTGCAGATGATGCATGTGAAAGGACTAAGAATCTCTCACATTAAAAGCCATCTTCag ATGTACAGGAACCTGAAGGGACATACGATTCTCTCATCAATGCATCAGGAAATGGAAGGGAATGAAGATGGTAAAGATCTTCTAATGTGCTCCAATTGTTCGTCCCAAAG atcacaagaaacaaaatttagGGCATCAAAATATGATATGGGAATTGTGACTCAAGAAATTCGCCCGTCAGAAAATAAAGGACTTTCACAAACCAGTGAAACAGATTACGATCTAAATCAG GAACCCGAATCTTGTGCATACATACATAGTGAGAcatcaaatgaagaaaatagtAGAAGAATGAAATATCTTGATTTCACATTCTCTTTTAGCTCTCAACTAATTCCAACCATGCATGGTAATCAAGAGAGGATGCATTTTTCTTCAGCAAATGCAGCAGATAATCATGCCATTGATTCTAATTCTGTACAATCTCGTGGGAGCAACAACTACATAAATTTAGACCTAGCAATATGA